In the genome of Misgurnus anguillicaudatus chromosome 11, ASM2758022v2, whole genome shotgun sequence, one region contains:
- the rdh14a gene encoding retinol dehydrogenase 14a yields the protein MLRGKTIIVTGANSGIGKATAAELLRRQGRVIMACRDRERAEKAALEIQQETGPDRGELVIKLLDLASLKSVRSFCEEILKEEPKIDVLINNAGIYQCPYTQTEDGFEMQFGVNHLGHFLLTNLLLDLLKRSAPSRIIVVSSKLYKYGEINFDDLNSEKTYDKAFAYSRSKLANLLFTLELSRKLEETGVTVNALTPGIVRTNLGRHVYIPMLVKPLFNLASWAFFKSPEAGAQTSIYLACSPDVEGVQGKCFANCQEEQLLDKATDEEVAKRLWDISEVLVGITT from the exons ATGTTGCGTGGCAAAACTATTATCGTCACGGGGGCAAACAGCGGCATTGGAAAAGCAACGGCCGCGGAACTGCTCCGGCGGCAGGGCCGAGTGATTATGGCGTGTAGAGACCGAGAGCGGGCAGAGAAAGCTGCCCTGGAGATCCAGCAGGAGACCGGACCGGACCGAGGGGAGCTCGTGATCAAACTCTTGGACCTGGCATCGCTTAAATCTGTCCGTAGCTTTTGCGAGGAAATACTTAAG gAAGAGCCAAAGATTGATGTCCTGATCAACAATGCCGGAATCTACCAGTGTCCTTACACCCAAACAGAAGATGGATTTGAGATGCAGTTTGGTGTCAATCATCTGGGCCACTTCTTGCTGACTAACCTCCTGCTGGACCTCCTCAAACGCTCCGCCCCAAGCCGCATCATAGTGGTGTCCTCCAAGCTCTACAAGTATGGTGAAATTAACTTTGATGACCTGAACAGCGAGAAGACCTACGATAAAGCTTTCGCCTATTCGCGGAGCAAGCTAGCTAATCTCCTCTTCACGCTGGAGCTCTCCCGCAAACTAGAGGAGACGGGAGTGACTGTAAACGCGCTCACCCCAGGAATCGTGAGGACTAACTTGGGAAGACATGTCTACATCCCCATGCTGGTGAAGCCTCTATTTAATCTGGCTTCTTGGGCTTTCTTCAAGTCCCCTGAGGCGGGAGCACAGACTTCTATCTATCTGGCCTGCTCACCAGATGTGGAGGGTGTTCAAGGGAAGTGCTTTGCTAACTGCCAGGAGGAGCAGCTGTTGGATAAGGCCACCGATGAGGAGGTGGCCAAGAGACTGTGGGATATTAGTGAAGTGTTGGTGGGCATCACAACCTGA
- the nt5c1ba gene encoding 5'-nucleotidase, cytosolic IB a produces MSKHERGPKGGQSNSNTSDENNRVAVKDLYDDGKATRKPRPPKPSNAVTIAVSSRTLFNMGKERKVFEEEGLERYVTYQLELEDQPFTPGVAFPFVKALMNVNARLRELYPDSEELFDIVLMTNNHAQVGVRLINSINYYDLTIERFCMTGGESPIGYLKAYMTNLYLSRDSKKVQEAIEEGIAAATMFACDNENQLSDTQLRVAFDGDAVLFSDESEIIVKEHGLDTFFMHEKEFENKPLAQGPLKCFLEALGKLQRKFYAKNQRINCPIRTYLVTARSAASAGARVLKTLRSWGLEIDEALFLAGAPKGPLLLKIRPHIFFDDQMFHIEGAQELGTIAAHVPYGIGQKYHKGQRIDTSNAENKEKN; encoded by the exons ATGAGCAAACATGAACGCGGGCCGAAAGGAGGCCAGTCAAACTCTAACACCAGCGATGAAAACAACAGGGTAGCTGTCAAGGATTTATATGACGATGGGAAAGCAACCAGGAAGCCCCGTCCG CCCAAACCCAGCAACGCTGTAACGATCGCCGTGTCGTCGCGTACTCTGTTTAACATGGGGAAGGAAAGGAAGGTGTTTGAGGAGGAGGGGCTGGAGAGGTATGTTACCTATCAGCTGGAGCTCGAGGACCAGCCTTTTACTCCAGGGGTCGCATTCCCCTTTGTCAAG GCACTGATGAATGTAAATGCTCGCTTGCGGGAACTGTACCCAGACAGTGAGGAGCTGTTTGATATTGTGCTGATGACTAATAACCATGCCCAGGTCGGCGTTCGCCTCATCAACAGCATCAATTACTATG ATCTAACTATTGAGAGGTTTTGCATGACGGGTGGGGAAAGTCCGATTGGTTACCTAAAGGCCTACATGACCAACCTCTACCTATCTAGAGATTCCAAGAAGGTGCAAGAAGCTATCGAAGAAG GAATAGCAGCTGCTACGATGTTTGCATGTGACAATGAGAATCAGCTCAGTGACACGCAGTTACGTGTAGCCTTTGACGGAGATGCTGTTCTGTTTTCCGACGAATCAGAAATTATTGTGAAGGAACATGGATTGGACACCTTTTTCATGCACGAGAAAGAGTTTGAGAACAAGCCTCTTGCCCag GGTCCCCTGAAATGCTTCCTGGAGGCACTGGGTAAACTCCAGCGCAAATTTTATGCGAAAAACCAACGCATTAACTGCCCGATCCGCACTTACCTGGTCACAGCTCGAAGCGCTGCCAGTGCTGGAGCCCGCGTCCTGAAGACCCTACGGAGCTGGGGGTTGGAGATAGATGAGGCCCTCTTTCTGGCTGGGGCTCCTAAGGGACCTCTCCTACTAAAGATCAGGCCTCACATCTTCTTTGATGATCAGATGTTTCATATTGAGGGAGCCCAGGAGCTGGGGACTATCGCCGCCCATGTGCCTTATGGGATTGGACAAAAGTACCATAAAGGGCAACGCATAGACACAAGCAATGCAGAAAATAAGGAAAAAAATTGA